A stretch of DNA from Desulfosarcina ovata subsp. ovata:
CGGCCCAGAACAGCCGGATCGATGTGCGCATGATATCCCCGGATGACGCCCGCCTCCTCCATCTTTTTCACCCGTTCGGTCACGGCGGGCGATGAAAGCCCCACCCGTTTACCCAGCCGGCTGAAGGAAATGCGCGCGTTTTCCTGCAGTGCGGCAAGGATCTTGCGGCCGATCCCGTCCAGCATTTTTTCAATCAGACGGTCCATGGCCTCCATTTCCTTGTTTTTTAAGGTTCCGCCCCCTGAAAACCGTTGTTTGCCCATGGCACCGGTCACCCGATCCGGGATACAGTGGCCGCCATGAACCTCTCATTTTTCATCAAGGGACTGATTTTCGGTCTTTCCATCGCCGCACCGGTGGGGCCCATCGGCATCCTGTGCATCCGCCGAAGCCTGGCCGGCGGCTGGCAGGCCGGTCTGCTCACCGGCATGGGGGCGGCCACGGCCGACGCCGTTTACGGTTGCATGGCCGCTTTCGGACTGGCCGGCGTCACCGGCGTTCTCGTGGGGCAGCAACTCTGGATTCAACTGATCGGCGGCCTGTTTCTCTGCTGGCTGGGCCTGCGCATCCTCCTCAGCCACGGCACGACTCCAGCGGCGGCCAAGGCACCCGGCAGCACCGCCGGCTATCTCTCGGCCCTTTTGCTCACCCTGACCAACCCCATGACGATCCTCTCCTTTGCCGCTGTCTTCGCCGGCATGGGCCTGGGCCTTAACAGTGCCGGCCCCACGACCGCAGCATGGCTGGTGGCCGGTGTCTTCTCCGGCTCCATGGCCTGGTGGGTCATCCTGGCATCGATCAGCGGCCGTTTGCGTGACGGCATCAGCTCCGCGGTCATGGGCTGGATCAACCGGATTTCCGGCCTGGTCCTGACCGCTTTCGGCCTGGTGGCGATCGCCGGCCGATTAAGGATCGGGAATTTTATTAATTAAACGAAATTGCTTGTTCTTGCGCCCGTCTTCCGCGTTGCATCAACGGCCACATACTCCCGGTATGCAACCGTTGATGCGCCTTGAAGACGAACACAAGCCCGGCGCAATTACGTTCAATTAATTTCATCCCCGATCCTAAGCGGCTGAAACCGGCCCGTCCTGCAATCCTTCCAAAAAGTGTTGGCAAAGCCGGGTCGACACCCGGTGACGATATACCGTCCCATCGGCATCGATGCCCCGGATCGCCCCGTCGTGCAGAAAGGCGGCCAGCAGTTTCCGCCCCAGGGCCTGCCGATCCAATCTGGGATCCACCCGCGCATCGATTGGCGACGCTGGCGGGACCGGAATATCAGCGGCGAGCAGCGCTTTAATGAAATTGAGTATCCGGCCCAGCCGCAGCAGAGTCACCGAATCGGTACGCGAGGTGCGCTGTTCGATGGGCAGGGCCGTGGCGCGCATGGCGGCAAAAGTATCCGGCAGAAGTCCGAGGTCATTACAGAGCCGGTAATCGACACTGCCCGGCGCCGGATAAAACACCGACACCCCGGCCAGTACCGGCCGACGCGCCAGGAAGAGCAAATCATCCACGGAGGTCAGGGGATCCTGGTCCGGCGCGCCGACGATGATGTATCCGACGGCCGAAAGCCCCTCTCGGCGGCCGTACTGCAGGGCCCGGTCAAAGGCAGCGCGAACGTCGGGCCGATGGAAACGCCGCAGCTGCTCACGGTC
This window harbors:
- a CDS encoding Lrp/AsnC family transcriptional regulator produces the protein MGKQRFSGGGTLKNKEMEAMDRLIEKMLDGIGRKILAALQENARISFSRLGKRVGLSSPAVTERVKKMEEAGVIRGYHAHIDPAVLGRAVTAFIQLTTDARHYPAVQKVAAGLSEVLACHHISGNASFLIQVRVGDVADLETVVARFSPYGQTRTAIVLSTSVDKGGRLPLE
- a CDS encoding LysE family translocator: MNLSFFIKGLIFGLSIAAPVGPIGILCIRRSLAGGWQAGLLTGMGAATADAVYGCMAAFGLAGVTGVLVGQQLWIQLIGGLFLCWLGLRILLSHGTTPAAAKAPGSTAGYLSALLLTLTNPMTILSFAAVFAGMGLGLNSAGPTTAAWLVAGVFSGSMAWWVILASISGRLRDGISSAVMGWINRISGLVLTAFGLVAIAGRLRIGNFIN